In one window of Solanum pennellii chromosome 2, SPENNV200 DNA:
- the LOC107012036 gene encoding protein MALE DISCOVERER 2-like isoform X1, with the protein MVLLAMGGRWNTYGFKLSYLALLIILYDVHGCSSLNSEGLALLGLRSKVDCDPYGVLANWNPDHCDPCMWFGVQCLEGKVQMLDLHGLSLEGTLAPELGNLTHLKSIVLSENNFFGAIPKEFGRLQRLEVLDLTDNNLSGRIPAEIGNLYALRSLLIRNNNLEGKIPFEIGKLRLLSELQFDEALIPAAGGTCCLHRKFAHCICYGSLIPLKTVDSFIGPLKGTLLRYFTLFSRQLESGSLDNQTGYSSDNLPTGSNRPHIIHTIQNQANIARRKLVEQSSNLAAIPANGGKPLGPIASVPRTRSSGSFRAVPNTQGTPPTPLPASQRQPESQLKPNPMGQSSSVKQPTNRQAPPAQKSGDTWKYIVGGFGFFLLIAAVVVFLVYRSRAAKTIGPWKTGLSGQLQKAFVTGVPKLNRSELETACEDFSNIISSYDAYIIYKGTLSSGVEIAVASTTLTSLEDWSESSEMAFRKKIDTLSRVNHKNFVNLIGYCEEDEPFTRMMVFEYAPNGTLSEHLHVKETDPLDWSARVRAIMGTAYCLQYMHDLNPPVPHSSLNSNAIFLTDDYAAKITEIDFWSELIAKSKDSRDDLENSELPALADPETNIYSFGILLLEIISGKSPYSEEQGSLLNWAEQYLKDKTNVSSLVDPTLKSFKNNELMAICVVIEECLEENIRKRPTISEVIAKLRETIDISPDAAVPRLSPLWWAELELLSSEAA; encoded by the exons ATGGTTCTGCTAGCAATGGGTGGTAGATGGAATACTTATGGATTCAAGTTATCATATCTTGCACTTCTGATTATTCTTTATGACGTTCACGGATGTAGCTCACTCAATTCTGAAG GATTGGCATTGTTGGGACTACGATCTAAAGTGGATTGTGATCCATACGGAGTTCTTGCAAACTGGAATCCTGATCATTGTGACCCATGTATGTGGTTTGGAGTACAGTGTCTGGAGGGCAAAGTGCAAATGTT GGATCTTCATGGACTTTCTTTGGAAGGCACATTGGCACCAGAGCTTGGGAATCTCACTCACTTAAAATCAAT TGTGCTGtcagaaaacaatttttttggtgCCATTCCAAAAGAATTTGGACGACTTCAAAGGTTGGAAGTGCTTGACTTGACAGATAATAATTTGAGTGGGAGAATTCCAGCAGAAATAGGAAACCTGTATGCGCTAAGAAGCTT GTTGATTCGTAACAACAACTTGGAAGGAAAAATTCCATTTGAAATTGGGAAGCTTCGTTTGCTCTCCGAATTGCAATTTGACGAAGCACTCATCCCTGCTGCTGGTGGAACATGCTGTTTACATAGAAAATTTGCACACTG CATCTGTTATGGCAGTCTGATACCATTAAAAACCGTAGACTCCTTTATCGGACCACTTAAAGGGACACTTCTGCGTTATTTCACTCT GTTCTCCAGACAACTTGAGAGTGGCTCATTGGATAATCAGACAGGGTATTCCTCTGACAACCTACCAA CAGGTTCAAATAGGCCTCACATCATCCATACTATTCAGAACCAGGCGAATATCGCACGCCGCAAGTTAGTTGAACAATCCAGCAACCTTGCTGCTATTCCTGCCAATGGTGGGAAACCTTTGGGTCCTATTGCTTCAGTGCCAAGAACCAGAAGTAGTGGGTCATTTCGTGCTGTGCCAAATACCCAAGGAACACCTCCTACACCCTTGCCTGCCTCGCAACGACAGCCTGAGTCTCAACTCAAACCAAATCCAATGGGACAGTCAAGTAGTGTTAAACAGCCAACTAATAGACAAGCCCCACCTGCTCAAAAATCTGGTGATACATGGAAGTATATAGTTggaggttttgggttttttctGCTAATTGCTGCTGTAGTTGTGTTCTTAGTTTACAGAAGCAGAGCTGCAAAAACAATAGGCCCTTGGAAGACTGGGTTGAGTGGACAGCTGCAAAAAGCATTTGTCACAG GGGTCCCTAAGCTCAACAGGTCTGAGCTTGAAACAGCATGTGAGGATTTTAGCAATATAATTAGTAGTTATGATGCATATATAATCTACAAGGGAACTCTGTCTAGTGGAGTAGAGATTGCTGTTGCCTCGACTACTCTAACTTCTCTCGAAGATTGGTCTGAGAGTTCAGAAATGGCTTTCAGGAAGAAG ATTGATACACTTTCAAGAGTGAACCACAAAAATTTTGTTAATCTTATTGGATACTGTGAGGAGGATGAACCTTTCACTAGGATGATGGTCTTCGAGTATGCTCCAAATGGAACTCTTTCTGAGCATCTACATG TTAAAGAAACCGATCCTCTTGACTGGTCTGCAAGGGTGAGAGCCATAATGGGGACAGCATATTGTCTTCAGTACATGCATGATCTGAATCCTCCAGTGCCCCATTCCAGCTTGAATTCAAATGCCATATTTTTGACTGACGATTATGCTGCTAAG ATTACAGAGATTGATTTCTGGTCAGAACTAATAGCCAAGTCTAAGGACTCGAGAGATGATTTAGAAAATTCTGAGCTGCCGGCACTTGCTGATCCTGAAACAAATATCTATAGTTTTGGGATTCTGTTACTAGAAATAATTTCTGGAAAGTCACCTTATTCAGAAGAACAAGGGTCTCTTCTGAACTGG GCGGAGCAATACCTTAAAGATAAGACGAATGTGAGCTCCTTGGTTGATCCAACACTcaagtctttcaaaaataatgagCTTATGGCTAtctgtgtggtaattgaagaaTGCCTTGAAGAAAATATAAGGAAGAGACCAACGATAAGCGAAGTCATTGCAAAATTAAGGGAAACGATTGATATATCGCCTGATGCTGCAGTTCCAAGGCTTTCTCCCCTCTGGTGGGCTGAACTCGAGCTCTTATCTTCTGAGGCAGCTTAG
- the LOC107012036 gene encoding protein MALE DISCOVERER 2-like isoform X2 yields the protein MVLLAMGGRWNTYGFKLSYLALLIILYDVHGCSSLNSEGLALLGLRSKVDCDPYGVLANWNPDHCDPCMWFGVQCLEGKVQMLDLHGLSLEGTLAPELGNLTHLKSIVLSENNFFGAIPKEFGRLQRLEVLDLTDNNLSGRIPAEIGNLYALRSLLIRNNNLEGKIPFEIGKLRLLSELQFDEALIPAAGGTCCLHRKFAHCICYGSLIPLKTVDSFIGPLKGTLLRYFTLFSRQLESGSLDNQTGYSSDNLPSSNRPHIIHTIQNQANIARRKLVEQSSNLAAIPANGGKPLGPIASVPRTRSSGSFRAVPNTQGTPPTPLPASQRQPESQLKPNPMGQSSSVKQPTNRQAPPAQKSGDTWKYIVGGFGFFLLIAAVVVFLVYRSRAAKTIGPWKTGLSGQLQKAFVTGVPKLNRSELETACEDFSNIISSYDAYIIYKGTLSSGVEIAVASTTLTSLEDWSESSEMAFRKKIDTLSRVNHKNFVNLIGYCEEDEPFTRMMVFEYAPNGTLSEHLHVKETDPLDWSARVRAIMGTAYCLQYMHDLNPPVPHSSLNSNAIFLTDDYAAKITEIDFWSELIAKSKDSRDDLENSELPALADPETNIYSFGILLLEIISGKSPYSEEQGSLLNWAEQYLKDKTNVSSLVDPTLKSFKNNELMAICVVIEECLEENIRKRPTISEVIAKLRETIDISPDAAVPRLSPLWWAELELLSSEAA from the exons ATGGTTCTGCTAGCAATGGGTGGTAGATGGAATACTTATGGATTCAAGTTATCATATCTTGCACTTCTGATTATTCTTTATGACGTTCACGGATGTAGCTCACTCAATTCTGAAG GATTGGCATTGTTGGGACTACGATCTAAAGTGGATTGTGATCCATACGGAGTTCTTGCAAACTGGAATCCTGATCATTGTGACCCATGTATGTGGTTTGGAGTACAGTGTCTGGAGGGCAAAGTGCAAATGTT GGATCTTCATGGACTTTCTTTGGAAGGCACATTGGCACCAGAGCTTGGGAATCTCACTCACTTAAAATCAAT TGTGCTGtcagaaaacaatttttttggtgCCATTCCAAAAGAATTTGGACGACTTCAAAGGTTGGAAGTGCTTGACTTGACAGATAATAATTTGAGTGGGAGAATTCCAGCAGAAATAGGAAACCTGTATGCGCTAAGAAGCTT GTTGATTCGTAACAACAACTTGGAAGGAAAAATTCCATTTGAAATTGGGAAGCTTCGTTTGCTCTCCGAATTGCAATTTGACGAAGCACTCATCCCTGCTGCTGGTGGAACATGCTGTTTACATAGAAAATTTGCACACTG CATCTGTTATGGCAGTCTGATACCATTAAAAACCGTAGACTCCTTTATCGGACCACTTAAAGGGACACTTCTGCGTTATTTCACTCT GTTCTCCAGACAACTTGAGAGTGGCTCATTGGATAATCAGACAGGGTATTCCTCTGACAACCTACCAA GTTCAAATAGGCCTCACATCATCCATACTATTCAGAACCAGGCGAATATCGCACGCCGCAAGTTAGTTGAACAATCCAGCAACCTTGCTGCTATTCCTGCCAATGGTGGGAAACCTTTGGGTCCTATTGCTTCAGTGCCAAGAACCAGAAGTAGTGGGTCATTTCGTGCTGTGCCAAATACCCAAGGAACACCTCCTACACCCTTGCCTGCCTCGCAACGACAGCCTGAGTCTCAACTCAAACCAAATCCAATGGGACAGTCAAGTAGTGTTAAACAGCCAACTAATAGACAAGCCCCACCTGCTCAAAAATCTGGTGATACATGGAAGTATATAGTTggaggttttgggttttttctGCTAATTGCTGCTGTAGTTGTGTTCTTAGTTTACAGAAGCAGAGCTGCAAAAACAATAGGCCCTTGGAAGACTGGGTTGAGTGGACAGCTGCAAAAAGCATTTGTCACAG GGGTCCCTAAGCTCAACAGGTCTGAGCTTGAAACAGCATGTGAGGATTTTAGCAATATAATTAGTAGTTATGATGCATATATAATCTACAAGGGAACTCTGTCTAGTGGAGTAGAGATTGCTGTTGCCTCGACTACTCTAACTTCTCTCGAAGATTGGTCTGAGAGTTCAGAAATGGCTTTCAGGAAGAAG ATTGATACACTTTCAAGAGTGAACCACAAAAATTTTGTTAATCTTATTGGATACTGTGAGGAGGATGAACCTTTCACTAGGATGATGGTCTTCGAGTATGCTCCAAATGGAACTCTTTCTGAGCATCTACATG TTAAAGAAACCGATCCTCTTGACTGGTCTGCAAGGGTGAGAGCCATAATGGGGACAGCATATTGTCTTCAGTACATGCATGATCTGAATCCTCCAGTGCCCCATTCCAGCTTGAATTCAAATGCCATATTTTTGACTGACGATTATGCTGCTAAG ATTACAGAGATTGATTTCTGGTCAGAACTAATAGCCAAGTCTAAGGACTCGAGAGATGATTTAGAAAATTCTGAGCTGCCGGCACTTGCTGATCCTGAAACAAATATCTATAGTTTTGGGATTCTGTTACTAGAAATAATTTCTGGAAAGTCACCTTATTCAGAAGAACAAGGGTCTCTTCTGAACTGG GCGGAGCAATACCTTAAAGATAAGACGAATGTGAGCTCCTTGGTTGATCCAACACTcaagtctttcaaaaataatgagCTTATGGCTAtctgtgtggtaattgaagaaTGCCTTGAAGAAAATATAAGGAAGAGACCAACGATAAGCGAAGTCATTGCAAAATTAAGGGAAACGATTGATATATCGCCTGATGCTGCAGTTCCAAGGCTTTCTCCCCTCTGGTGGGCTGAACTCGAGCTCTTATCTTCTGAGGCAGCTTAG
- the LOC107009056 gene encoding F-box/kelch-repeat protein At1g30090 produces MQRVRVSSHQAPVQRLGDSQMTLSPKFRLAAKQSDLLDPSFDLEMWRKGEPLIPGLPDDVALNCLLRIPVDDHMNCRVVCKRWYSLFATKDRFFSRRKELGFHDPWLFVFAFHKTSGKIQWKVFDLKNSSWHTIPAMPCKEKVCPHGFRCICFPHDGVLYVCGGVASDVDCPLNLVVKYEVRRNRWTVMKKMITARSFFASGVIDGMIYVAGGNSTHLFELDSAEVLDPDKGIWCPVANMGTNMASYDSAVLNGKLLVTEGWFWPFYVVPRGQIYDPQTGNWENMASGLREGWTGSSVVLYGRLFVVSEHERTKLKVYEPENDSWDTVEGLPLPEQICKPFSVDCCDNRIVVVGRNLHVAIGHIKSLQPSSKRCSFAVYWQVVDAPASLSDFTPSSAQVLFA; encoded by the coding sequence atgcaaagAGTTAGGGTATCATCACATCAAGCTCCAGTGCAAAGGCTAGGAGATTCACAAATGACATTGTCTCCAAAGTTTAGGTTAGCTGCAAAGCAATCTGATTTACTTGATCCTTCATTTGATTTAGAAATGTGGCGAAAGGGAGAACCCTTAATTCCTGGACTTCCAGATGATGTTGCTCTCAACTGTCTCCTTAGGATACCTGTTGATGACCATATGAACTGTAGGGTTGTATGTAAGCGATGGTATTCGCTCTTTGCTACGAAAGATAGATTCTTTTCTCGAAGGAAGGAGCTTGGGTTTCATGATCCTTGGCTTTTTGTCTTTGCCTTTCATAAAACTAGTGGGAAAATTCAGTGGAAAGTTTTTGATCTAAAAAACTCTTCTTGGCATACTATCCCTGCGATGCCGTGCAAGGAAAAAGTGTGCCCCCATGGATTTAGGTGTATCTGCTTTCCCCATGACGGTGTTCTCTATGTTTGTGGTGGGGTAGCCTCTGATGTTGATTGTCCCCTTAATTTGGTGGTTAAGTATGAAGTTCGCAGAAACCGTTGGACTGTTATGAAGAAGATGATCACAGCTAGGTCCTTTTTTGCCAGTGGAGTAATTGATGGGATGATTTATGTTGCTGGAGGAAATAGCACACATCTTTTTGAGCTGGACTCTGCGGAAGTCTTGGATCCTGATAAAGGGATTTGGTGCCCTGTTGCAAATATGGGAACTAATATGGCCTCATATGACTCTGCAGTTCTTAATGGGAAGCTTCTAGTAACTGAAGGCTGGTTTTGGCCATTTTATGTTGTGCCTAGGGGCCAGATTTATGACCCTCAAACGGGTAATTGGGAGAACATGGCTTCTGGACTTCGAGAAGGTTGGACTGGTTCTAGTGTTGTGCTATATGGGCGATTGTTTGTAGTTTCCGAACACGAGCGCACAAAACTTAAGGTTTATGAACCTGAAAATGATTCCTGGGACACTGTTGAAGGACTTCCACTGCCAGAGCAGATATGTAAACCTTTCTCTGTAGATTGCTGTGACAACCGGATTGTTGTTGTAGGCCGAAATCTTCATGTTGCTATAGGGCATATCAAGAGCCTGCAGCCATCTAGCAAACGTTGCTCATTTGCTGTTTACTGGCAAGTGGTAGATGCTCCTGCATCCCTCTCTGACTTCACGCCATCTAGTGCACAGGTTCTATTTGCTTAG